One Roseiconus lacunae genomic region harbors:
- a CDS encoding LysR family transcriptional regulator, giving the protein MPTIERSHLEIVRAVNEHGSLTAAADLLYVTQPALSHSIRKLEDALGLKIWTREGRTLRLTQAGEYLAAVANRLLPQFERAEQQLQQFAQGERGIMRIGMECHPCYQWLLKIAAPFLQAWPGVDLDVIQKFQFGGIDALLAHDIDVLVTPDPLKKQALSFEPVFDYEQVLVVDDAHPLRRKKYVQPEQLADQTLITYPVPTDRLDVFSRFLTPAGVIPKRHKLIETTDIMLQMVASGRGVAALPRWLVEQRRDRFAIHPIRLGEKGVDKQIFLGLRTKDKDIDYMKSFVEMARESRAIESRRGENR; this is encoded by the coding sequence ATGCCCACGATTGAACGCTCTCACCTGGAGATCGTCCGTGCCGTGAACGAACATGGCTCGTTGACCGCGGCGGCAGACCTCCTGTACGTCACACAGCCTGCGCTGAGCCACTCGATTCGGAAGCTCGAAGACGCCCTGGGATTAAAGATCTGGACGCGAGAAGGTCGCACCCTGCGTCTGACCCAAGCCGGTGAGTACCTGGCCGCAGTGGCCAATCGATTGCTGCCCCAATTTGAGCGGGCGGAACAGCAGCTTCAACAGTTTGCGCAAGGCGAACGCGGGATCATGCGAATTGGGATGGAGTGCCATCCTTGTTATCAGTGGTTGCTAAAGATCGCCGCCCCATTCTTGCAGGCTTGGCCGGGAGTTGATCTGGACGTAATTCAGAAGTTTCAGTTTGGCGGAATCGATGCGCTACTCGCCCATGATATTGACGTATTGGTCACGCCGGATCCACTTAAGAAACAAGCACTAAGCTTTGAACCTGTTTTTGACTATGAACAGGTCTTGGTCGTCGATGACGCCCATCCGTTGCGTCGAAAGAAATACGTCCAACCAGAACAATTGGCCGATCAGACATTGATTACCTACCCGGTCCCCACCGACCGACTTGATGTCTTCAGCCGATTCCTAACGCCGGCAGGTGTGATCCCGAAACGGCATAAGTTGATCGAGACCACCGACATCATGTTGCAAATGGTTGCCAGCGGCCGAGGCGTTGCCGCACTTCCTCGTTGGCTGGTTGAACAACGGCGAGATCGCTTCGCCATCCATCCGATTCGCCTTGGCGAAAAAGGTGTCGACAAGCAGATTTTTCTTGGCTTGCGAACGAAGGACAAAGACATTGACTACATGAAATCATTCGTCGAAATGGCTCGTGAAAGCCGTGCAATTGAGAGCAGACGTGGGGAGAACCGTTGA
- the metE gene encoding 5-methyltetrahydropteroyltriglutamate--homocysteine S-methyltransferase has product MVNAHNLGFPRIGAKRELKFALEKYWKGLISQAELTLIGNELRCQNWETQAGLDWVPVGDFSYYDQMLDMSFTLGNLPDRVRDYHGNALDNYFRVARGRSAPSATDDQNPAGVAAGEMTKWFDTNYHYIVPEFQSDTTFSLDASRLIEQIREAKLQGQNVKPTIIGPVTYLALGKSKDASDKRALLPQLVEAYRQLLERIAAEGVQWVQIDEAILVTELETPWQEAFEEAYQSLSQCPVKLLLTTYFGPLLDNLSLVTKLPVDGVHLDAVNAREEVDALIESAPQDRVISLGVINGRNVWKSDLNATLDWLEPIANSLGDRLWIAPSCSLLHVPVDLDSEAKLDPEIKQWLAFAKQKLDELRVIKIALRYGRGAVGADLANNAIAIESRRNSPRVNRAEVQESLSKMSEQWGNRRSAYAQRAETQAEVLNLPKYPTTTIGSFPQIAEIRRTRRQYKAGDIDEAAYRTAMQNEVARCVREQESLGLDVLVHGEAERNDMVEYFGEQLDGFAFSEFGWVQSYGSRCVKPPILFGDISRPKPMTVEWISYAQSLTDKPVKGMLTGPVTILNWSFVRDDQPRSVSCQQIALAIREEVLDLEKAGIKIIQIDEAALREGLPLRRSQWQNYLDWAVLSFRIAANGVADRTQIHTHMCYSEFNDIIRSIALMDADAITIETSRSDMELLKAFEDFNYPNEIGPGVYDIHSPNIPTEEQIVDLLTKAGERIPAERLWVNPDCGLKTRQWDEVIPALTNMISAARKLRGAEVAVACGNE; this is encoded by the coding sequence ATGGTTAACGCGCACAATTTGGGTTTCCCACGTATCGGTGCCAAGCGAGAACTGAAATTTGCTCTAGAGAAATATTGGAAGGGACTCATCTCACAAGCTGAGCTAACTTTGATCGGCAATGAACTGCGTTGTCAAAACTGGGAAACTCAAGCAGGGTTGGACTGGGTGCCGGTCGGCGATTTTTCCTACTACGACCAGATGCTGGACATGAGCTTCACGCTTGGGAATCTTCCCGATCGCGTGCGTGATTACCATGGCAACGCACTGGACAACTATTTTCGTGTCGCCCGCGGACGTTCCGCACCATCGGCAACGGACGACCAGAATCCGGCAGGCGTTGCTGCCGGAGAAATGACGAAATGGTTTGACACGAACTATCACTACATCGTCCCCGAGTTTCAATCCGACACGACGTTTTCGTTGGATGCGTCGCGACTGATCGAACAAATTCGTGAGGCAAAGTTACAGGGGCAGAACGTCAAGCCGACGATCATTGGCCCGGTGACCTACTTAGCGCTCGGTAAGTCGAAGGATGCTTCTGACAAACGAGCATTGCTGCCGCAACTGGTCGAAGCCTATCGGCAATTGCTTGAGCGAATAGCTGCCGAAGGCGTCCAGTGGGTGCAGATCGATGAAGCCATTTTAGTGACGGAATTGGAGACGCCTTGGCAGGAGGCGTTTGAAGAGGCGTACCAGTCACTCTCGCAATGTCCTGTCAAGCTTCTATTGACGACTTACTTCGGTCCGCTGCTAGATAATTTGTCTCTGGTCACGAAGCTGCCGGTCGACGGCGTGCATTTAGACGCCGTCAATGCCCGCGAAGAAGTTGATGCATTGATCGAGTCGGCACCACAGGATCGCGTTATCTCACTCGGCGTTATCAATGGGCGTAACGTATGGAAGTCAGACTTGAATGCGACGTTGGATTGGCTCGAACCAATCGCGAACTCACTGGGGGATCGACTTTGGATCGCGCCTTCCTGTTCGTTACTTCATGTCCCCGTGGACCTTGATAGTGAAGCGAAGCTTGATCCCGAAATCAAGCAATGGCTTGCGTTCGCGAAACAAAAACTGGACGAACTGCGAGTCATCAAAATCGCACTGCGGTACGGGAGAGGAGCCGTCGGGGCCGACTTGGCTAACAACGCGATCGCGATCGAATCACGCCGGAATTCGCCACGGGTGAATCGTGCGGAAGTACAGGAATCGCTTTCCAAAATGAGCGAACAATGGGGAAATCGCCGAAGTGCATACGCCCAACGCGCGGAGACTCAGGCAGAGGTCCTGAACCTGCCAAAGTATCCGACGACAACGATTGGTTCGTTTCCTCAAATCGCGGAAATTCGTCGAACCAGAAGGCAGTACAAAGCCGGAGACATCGACGAGGCTGCTTATCGCACCGCAATGCAGAACGAGGTCGCCCGTTGTGTCCGGGAGCAGGAGTCGCTCGGCCTCGATGTATTGGTGCACGGCGAAGCCGAACGGAACGACATGGTTGAGTACTTTGGTGAGCAACTCGATGGCTTCGCCTTCAGCGAGTTCGGTTGGGTTCAGTCATACGGTTCGCGCTGTGTCAAACCACCGATTCTATTCGGCGACATCAGTCGCCCCAAGCCGATGACGGTCGAATGGATTTCGTACGCTCAATCCCTGACCGACAAGCCGGTCAAGGGCATGTTGACGGGACCGGTGACGATATTGAATTGGTCGTTCGTGCGCGACGATCAGCCACGATCCGTCTCGTGTCAACAGATTGCACTCGCGATCCGTGAAGAAGTACTCGATCTGGAAAAAGCCGGCATCAAAATCATCCAAATTGATGAGGCGGCGTTACGCGAGGGACTGCCACTACGTCGTTCACAATGGCAAAACTATCTCGATTGGGCCGTCTTATCATTTCGCATCGCGGCAAACGGTGTCGCCGATAGAACTCAGATCCATACCCATATGTGCTATTCGGAATTTAATGACATCATCCGATCGATCGCTCTCATGGATGCCGATGCGATCACCATCGAAACCTCTCGTTCCGACATGGAACTGCTCAAAGCATTTGAGGATTTCAACTATCCCAACGAAATCGGCCCCGGGGTCTACGATATACACTCACCCAACATTCCAACCGAAGAACAGATTGTCGATTTGCTAACGAAGGCCGGAGAGCGAATCCCTGCGGAACGATTGTGGGTCAACCCTGATTGTGGACTAAAGACACGACAGTGGGACGAGGTCATTCCGGCGCTGACCAACATGATTTCTGCCGCCCGAAAATTGCGTGGTGCTGAAGTCGCCGTTGCTTGTGGTAACGAATGA
- a CDS encoding cobalamin-binding protein — MRIVSLLPSATEIVCELGLGDQLVGVTHECDFPTFAGKLPKVTKALIPHDASSAEIDTLVREQLKTRNALYTLDLPTLQQLRPDLIVTQALCDVCAVAEAEVSAAACSLPGRPQVVNLEPTCLEDVFECHRRVGQAAGVLDQAIRVVSHLRDRVDRVVQRSEESQEHPRVVLLEWIDPPFSSGHWSPELVRLAGGTELIGSEGQHSKTITWQEIVDADPEVMVIACCGFDIRRTQQDLPILAAYSGYNELNCVRSGRVYVVDGNAYFNRPGPRLVDSLEILAHLLDPETHPPPDGSLTYIPVHRSSAP, encoded by the coding sequence ATGCGTATCGTTTCGCTTCTTCCCAGTGCAACAGAGATTGTTTGTGAGCTTGGTCTTGGCGATCAGCTCGTTGGCGTGACTCATGAATGTGACTTTCCGACGTTCGCGGGCAAGCTTCCCAAGGTGACTAAGGCACTGATCCCGCACGATGCATCGAGTGCTGAAATTGATACACTCGTCCGGGAGCAACTGAAAACGCGGAACGCGCTCTATACGTTGGATTTGCCAACACTTCAACAATTGCGTCCCGATTTGATTGTCACCCAAGCGCTTTGCGATGTCTGTGCGGTTGCAGAAGCCGAAGTCAGTGCGGCGGCTTGCAGCCTGCCCGGCCGACCGCAGGTGGTCAACCTCGAACCGACGTGCTTGGAGGACGTGTTCGAATGCCACCGCCGTGTAGGGCAAGCAGCCGGTGTGCTCGATCAGGCAATTCGAGTTGTTTCACATTTGCGTGATCGTGTCGATCGAGTCGTCCAACGTTCGGAAGAGAGCCAGGAACATCCTCGAGTCGTCTTGCTCGAATGGATCGATCCACCCTTTAGCAGTGGCCATTGGTCACCAGAGTTGGTTCGCTTGGCCGGCGGCACCGAACTGATCGGCAGCGAAGGGCAGCATTCCAAGACCATCACTTGGCAGGAGATTGTCGACGCCGATCCCGAGGTCATGGTGATCGCGTGCTGTGGTTTTGACATCCGTCGAACCCAACAGGACCTTCCCATTTTGGCCGCGTACTCGGGATACAACGAATTGAACTGTGTCCGCAGCGGACGAGTTTACGTCGTCGACGGAAATGCATATTTCAACCGTCCAGGGCCAAGGCTGGTCGATAGCCTTGAAATCCTAGCCCACCTGTTGGATCCAGAAACGCATCCGCCGCCGGACGGCTCGCTAACGTACATTCCTGTTCATCGATCGAGCGCTCCGTGA
- a CDS encoding transglutaminase family protein, whose protein sequence is MESDDGFLRALSAHDAAVSQLGLPIWIGAEPTFTDRFSEAPEWLFCALGDDKRERAERVFARLASASPGSAVFRCVGRQYEDEDLPRWNYGLYSHRQGRTTWKGPPDPLLVGSLENASGAGESPDPVKLDPVQYARLLADRLNQRCLSASVLPEPQAGRLVFRCDDVPLPTDIKQCPDLGRALLGQDRVEGVEVCDELARDGSYLICCVPSGDALQVELPAISDIELFARVLETIGETANELEIPAMMLTGFPPPIDDSIAWMTVTADPAVIEVNMAPANQISDLWRDLTQLQQAANAEGLDSFRLQYNGEESDSGGGGQITLGGPTPQASPFLRIPGMLPSLVRYFNRHPSLSYLHAFASIGPASQAPRVDEGVRGTMNELRLTLELLRRVGNPAPETIWGALAPFLADPGGNTHRAEINIEKLWNPYLGNRGRLGLVEFRSFRMGPVPETTTSLAALLRSIVAMLAAHHCDQPLVDWGGELHERYSLPFFLQADLREVLEDLNREGFGLGEPIVEHLMRDKDLLLSRFQLGNTQVELRRAMEFWPLVGDVSMQRGGSRTIDASTHRIEVRLRNNDNPESLDDWTLRYGDWEIPLRAVHDRVGDGRLVGLRYRSFCPQQGLHPTLPAQDPLTLVLSHPDDRHWEICLHQWEPNGQAYPGLPVDLQEARSRRQARCVVKQLHRAPDPGNPPPPEALGDHITDLRWY, encoded by the coding sequence ATGGAATCAGATGATGGGTTCCTGCGCGCCCTTTCAGCGCATGATGCGGCCGTGTCACAACTGGGGTTGCCGATTTGGATCGGTGCCGAGCCGACGTTCACGGATCGTTTTTCGGAGGCCCCCGAGTGGTTGTTTTGCGCGTTGGGTGATGACAAGCGTGAGCGGGCCGAACGTGTCTTCGCACGCTTGGCATCTGCTTCGCCCGGCTCCGCCGTCTTTCGATGTGTCGGTCGTCAGTATGAAGACGAGGATCTGCCACGTTGGAACTACGGCCTTTATAGCCATCGGCAAGGCCGCACGACTTGGAAAGGACCGCCCGATCCGTTGTTAGTCGGGTCACTGGAAAACGCGAGCGGGGCAGGCGAATCACCGGACCCTGTCAAGCTAGACCCAGTCCAATACGCTCGTCTGCTCGCCGATCGGCTCAACCAACGTTGCCTCTCCGCCAGCGTGTTGCCGGAACCTCAGGCAGGTCGATTGGTGTTTCGTTGTGACGATGTTCCGCTTCCGACAGACATCAAGCAGTGTCCCGACCTCGGCAGGGCGTTGCTCGGGCAGGATCGTGTCGAAGGTGTTGAGGTTTGTGACGAGCTTGCTCGTGACGGAAGCTATCTAATTTGCTGTGTCCCGAGCGGCGACGCCCTGCAGGTGGAGTTGCCGGCGATCTCGGATATCGAGTTGTTCGCGAGGGTGTTGGAAACGATTGGCGAGACGGCCAATGAGTTGGAGATCCCGGCGATGATGTTGACCGGGTTTCCGCCACCGATCGACGATTCGATCGCGTGGATGACAGTGACGGCTGATCCCGCGGTGATCGAGGTCAACATGGCACCCGCAAATCAAATCAGCGACCTTTGGCGAGACCTCACGCAGCTGCAGCAGGCAGCCAACGCCGAGGGGTTGGATTCTTTTCGGCTGCAGTACAACGGCGAAGAGAGTGACTCCGGAGGTGGTGGTCAGATCACATTGGGAGGCCCCACACCTCAGGCCAGTCCGTTTCTGCGAATCCCAGGGATGCTGCCCAGCTTGGTTCGTTATTTCAATCGCCATCCATCCTTGTCTTACCTGCACGCGTTTGCGTCGATCGGTCCGGCCAGTCAGGCACCACGGGTCGATGAAGGGGTGCGGGGGACGATGAATGAGCTTCGTTTGACGCTCGAATTGCTTCGCCGAGTTGGAAACCCAGCACCGGAGACTATCTGGGGGGCGCTCGCACCGTTTCTCGCCGACCCCGGTGGAAACACGCATCGGGCGGAAATCAATATTGAAAAACTTTGGAATCCGTACTTGGGTAACCGCGGTCGACTGGGGCTGGTCGAGTTTCGTTCGTTCCGAATGGGGCCGGTTCCCGAAACGACGACGTCACTTGCCGCGCTGCTCCGATCGATCGTGGCCATGTTGGCCGCCCATCACTGCGATCAACCGCTGGTCGATTGGGGCGGCGAGTTGCACGAGCGTTATTCGCTACCGTTCTTTTTGCAAGCTGACTTGCGTGAGGTGCTTGAAGACCTAAATCGTGAGGGTTTTGGTTTGGGAGAGCCGATTGTTGAGCACCTGATGCGAGACAAAGATCTGCTGCTCTCTCGGTTTCAGCTTGGCAATACCCAGGTTGAGCTTCGACGGGCGATGGAATTTTGGCCGCTCGTCGGAGACGTCTCGATGCAGCGGGGTGGTTCAAGGACGATCGATGCAAGCACGCATCGAATCGAAGTCCGGTTGCGAAACAATGACAACCCCGAATCGCTCGACGACTGGACGTTACGTTATGGCGATTGGGAAATTCCGCTGCGCGCCGTTCACGATCGTGTTGGGGATGGCAGGCTGGTCGGATTGCGTTATCGGAGTTTTTGTCCACAGCAAGGATTGCATCCGACACTTCCGGCGCAAGATCCATTGACCCTGGTGCTTTCGCATCCTGACGATCGGCATTGGGAGATCTGTTTGCATCAGTGGGAGCCCAATGGGCAAGCCTATCCCGGTTTACCGGTTGACCTCCAGGAAGCTCGATCACGAAGGCAAGCACGTTGCGTCGTGAAGCAGCTCCACCGCGCTCCAGATCCCGGAAACCCACCGCCACCGGAGGCCCTCGGTGACCATATCACTGATTTGCGATGGTATTAA
- a CDS encoding serine/threonine-protein kinase yields MMADCPNEDSLRLLLGGNRDPACDDPSDELIEHVGECEACQERLERLADVGVAEDDRLETLLGDVDLAWPTDAFGKDLSFDLDPLAEQTKPDRFQADCYDEPTLAQTQDMSSRPTVGAAKSKPKGDAFVGEFGDYELLRQIGAGGMGLVFKARQKSANRIVALKLIRPDQLSILTPERAETWKKRFRAEAQAAARLDHDHVVTIYDVGEVDGTLYFSMQFIDGPSLSSVVQKSPIENRRVAALMAKVAFAVDHAHQNGILHRDLKPQNILLRESRESSFSDAATVVSSNTFDPGLHGRDSVARSPTDRRGVDRAADFSERPYVADFGLAKATDEGIASSTHTGEVMGSPSFMSPEQAQDASRCTKSSDIYSLGATLYFCLTGRPPFRSASAIETLRQVIDEDPVEPRELNRAIDADLQTITLKALSKEPSKRYPSAADLADDLNRYLRGEPILARPVGRIERSIRWCRRNPVVASLASGIALLLILVATISLLSSMRLRQHVRRESEARAEAEEFFSVSLNVIHDMVTSYASDSLEHVPQMQTARRDLLLRALSLYKRLSQSRPSNPQLWSQYARTRYRIALLHSLLGETQQAENAFADTIEVLESLIDESPGDIELKAQWARSHTMLGETLRITAADDARKHFDLGLALQTKLHRQFPANTDYKLERSRTLNNLGLLLTQTGEFSLAEVNFNAAIELLKELAEDGSIQVEDRSSFLADLARSQINLGVLLRKLPDRVKDARRSYMRAIKNLESTLTLQPDNRDRQFRLAVAEVDLGNLLLTESDSEKELALTYANDASDRFAKLIDEFPGIPIYHYESANAANSAAGALAMLGRRQQSMSRFQTAIDRLKIMTDEFPEFTETEARVHSLRGRLLGGIGFLHSQQGDWETAKEFVDQAIASQRAALLRQPKNPEIQEFLEQHLGFEKSVSERLND; encoded by the coding sequence ATGATGGCCGACTGCCCCAACGAAGATTCGCTGCGATTGCTGCTCGGCGGCAACCGTGACCCAGCGTGCGACGATCCGAGCGATGAATTGATCGAGCATGTCGGCGAGTGTGAGGCATGCCAAGAGCGTCTCGAAAGATTAGCCGACGTTGGTGTCGCCGAGGACGATCGATTGGAAACATTGTTAGGCGACGTCGACCTCGCTTGGCCGACCGACGCGTTCGGCAAAGACCTCAGTTTCGATCTCGACCCGCTCGCCGAGCAAACGAAGCCTGATCGATTTCAGGCCGACTGCTACGACGAACCGACGTTGGCCCAAACTCAAGACATGAGCTCAAGACCGACCGTCGGAGCTGCAAAGAGCAAACCCAAGGGCGATGCGTTTGTCGGCGAGTTCGGTGACTACGAGTTGCTACGTCAAATCGGTGCCGGCGGTATGGGGCTCGTCTTTAAGGCTCGCCAAAAAAGTGCGAACCGTATCGTGGCGTTGAAACTAATCCGCCCCGATCAGCTTTCGATATTGACACCGGAGCGTGCCGAGACGTGGAAGAAACGGTTCCGAGCCGAAGCCCAAGCGGCGGCGCGTTTGGACCATGATCATGTTGTGACGATTTATGACGTCGGCGAAGTCGACGGCACGTTGTATTTTTCGATGCAATTCATCGATGGCCCCAGCCTTTCGTCGGTCGTTCAAAAGAGCCCGATCGAAAACCGGCGAGTGGCCGCGTTGATGGCCAAAGTCGCTTTTGCGGTCGATCATGCCCATCAAAATGGAATTTTGCACCGCGACCTGAAACCTCAAAACATCCTGCTACGCGAAAGCCGAGAATCGTCGTTTTCAGATGCTGCTACGGTTGTATCTTCAAACACATTCGATCCAGGCCTGCACGGTCGAGATTCCGTAGCAAGAAGCCCAACCGACCGCCGAGGTGTCGACCGAGCTGCCGATTTTTCTGAACGGCCCTATGTCGCCGACTTTGGTTTGGCAAAGGCGACGGACGAAGGGATCGCCAGCAGCACGCATACGGGCGAGGTCATGGGGTCGCCATCATTCATGTCGCCCGAGCAAGCCCAGGACGCGTCGCGGTGCACAAAGTCAAGTGACATCTATAGTCTTGGGGCGACCTTGTATTTTTGTCTCACCGGTCGGCCGCCCTTTCGATCTGCATCTGCGATCGAAACACTGCGTCAAGTCATCGACGAAGATCCCGTCGAACCGCGCGAGTTAAACCGAGCCATCGATGCCGACCTGCAAACGATCACGCTTAAGGCGCTTTCAAAAGAACCTTCCAAACGGTACCCATCCGCCGCCGACTTGGCAGACGATTTAAACCGCTATTTGCGGGGTGAACCGATTCTTGCCCGACCGGTCGGACGGATCGAAAGGTCGATTCGTTGGTGCCGCAGGAATCCGGTCGTAGCATCGCTGGCAAGCGGTATCGCGTTGCTCCTCATTTTGGTCGCAACGATCTCGCTGTTGTCATCGATGCGCCTTCGGCAACACGTTCGACGCGAAAGCGAAGCTCGTGCGGAAGCAGAAGAGTTCTTTTCGGTATCACTCAACGTGATCCATGACATGGTCACCAGCTATGCCAGCGACTCGCTCGAGCACGTCCCACAAATGCAAACGGCGCGTCGTGATCTGCTTTTGCGTGCCCTGTCACTTTACAAACGTTTGTCACAATCGCGGCCCAGCAATCCACAACTGTGGAGTCAGTATGCCCGGACGCGATACCGGATCGCGCTCCTGCACAGTTTACTAGGTGAAACTCAACAAGCCGAAAATGCGTTTGCTGACACCATCGAAGTACTCGAATCGTTGATCGATGAGTCTCCCGGTGACATTGAATTAAAGGCCCAATGGGCACGATCTCACACCATGCTGGGAGAAACACTCCGCATCACGGCCGCCGATGACGCCCGCAAGCACTTTGATCTTGGGCTTGCGTTACAAACCAAGCTTCACCGGCAATTTCCGGCCAATACCGACTACAAGTTAGAACGCAGCCGAACGCTCAATAACCTTGGTCTACTCCTCACGCAAACCGGTGAATTTTCCCTTGCCGAAGTCAATTTCAATGCGGCAATCGAGCTTTTGAAAGAGCTGGCCGAAGACGGATCGATTCAGGTTGAGGATCGATCAAGTTTTCTGGCCGACCTGGCGCGGTCTCAGATCAACCTGGGGGTTCTACTTCGAAAGCTCCCCGATCGAGTCAAGGACGCGCGTCGGTCTTACATGCGGGCGATCAAAAACCTGGAGAGTACACTTACCCTTCAGCCCGACAATCGAGACCGCCAATTTCGATTGGCTGTCGCCGAGGTCGATCTGGGGAACTTACTGCTTACCGAATCTGATAGTGAAAAAGAACTTGCGCTCACGTATGCAAACGACGCGTCGGATCGGTTCGCCAAGCTGATCGACGAATTTCCCGGAATACCGATTTACCACTATGAGTCTGCGAATGCGGCGAACAGTGCTGCCGGAGCTCTCGCAATGCTCGGGCGTCGGCAGCAGTCGATGTCTCGGTTTCAAACGGCGATCGATCGGCTGAAAATCATGACCGACGAGTTTCCCGAATTTACCGAGACCGAAGCACGCGTTCATAGTCTACGAGGACGATTGCTAGGCGGAATCGGGTTCTTGCATTCACAACAAGGTGACTGGGAGACCGCTAAGGAGTTCGTCGATCAAGCGATCGCCAGTCAGCGAGCCGCACTTCTTCGGCAACCCAAGAATCCGGAGATCCAGGAATTTCTGGAGCAACACTTGGGCTTCGAAAAGTCAGTCTCGGAAAGGCTGAACGATTGA
- a CDS encoding serine hydrolase domain-containing protein: protein MRLPAVPIKSVVAFVVLMTAAVVDAAEGSNPESPPSTALPRATPESQGVASSAITSFIKAADAEVDSMHSFMLVRHGKVVAECWWAPEAADKPHILWSLSKSFTSTAVGLAAEEGRLDIDDPVLKFFPDEAPANPSDHLKAMRVRDLLTMTAGHDPLPRLAEEDHWVKKFLETPVPNQPGTKFLYNTPATYMQSAIVQKVTGQTVRDYLMPRLFEPLGIDEPTWDASPQGISIGGYGLYLKTEDIAKFGQLYLQRGRYNGKQLVPADWIKLATSKQTENADAPSGRNPDWRQGYGFQFWRCRHGVYRGDGKDGQFCVVMPKFDAVVVMTANSRDLQGQLALVWEHLLPAFESAPLPENEAAREALRQSAGKLTASR from the coding sequence ATGCGATTGCCCGCCGTCCCCATCAAGAGTGTTGTTGCGTTTGTTGTATTGATGACCGCCGCCGTCGTCGATGCGGCTGAAGGATCCAACCCGGAGTCTCCGCCGTCCACGGCCCTCCCCAGAGCGACACCGGAATCGCAAGGCGTGGCTTCGTCGGCGATCACTTCCTTCATCAAAGCAGCCGATGCCGAAGTCGATAGCATGCATAGTTTCATGCTGGTTCGGCATGGAAAGGTGGTTGCGGAGTGTTGGTGGGCTCCCGAGGCGGCAGACAAGCCGCATATACTTTGGTCGCTCAGTAAGAGTTTCACATCGACGGCTGTCGGTTTGGCGGCCGAAGAAGGTCGTCTCGATATTGATGACCCAGTATTAAAGTTTTTTCCCGATGAGGCACCGGCCAACCCATCGGACCATTTGAAGGCGATGCGAGTCCGTGACCTGTTGACGATGACGGCAGGGCATGACCCACTTCCACGCCTGGCCGAAGAGGATCATTGGGTTAAGAAGTTTCTTGAAACCCCGGTCCCCAATCAACCCGGGACGAAGTTTCTCTACAACACACCGGCGACGTATATGCAGTCGGCAATCGTGCAAAAAGTGACCGGACAAACCGTTCGCGATTACCTGATGCCACGGTTGTTTGAACCACTCGGCATCGACGAGCCAACCTGGGATGCCAGCCCACAGGGGATTTCGATCGGCGGTTATGGTCTGTATTTAAAAACGGAAGACATCGCGAAGTTCGGCCAACTGTATCTGCAGCGCGGGCGTTACAACGGCAAGCAACTCGTTCCCGCCGATTGGATCAAGCTTGCGACCAGCAAACAAACCGAGAATGCAGATGCTCCTAGTGGCCGCAATCCCGATTGGCGACAAGGTTATGGTTTTCAGTTCTGGAGATGTCGACACGGGGTTTATCGTGGCGACGGAAAAGACGGGCAATTCTGTGTTGTCATGCCAAAGTTTGATGCCGTCGTCGTGATGACCGCAAACTCGCGAGACCTGCAAGGGCAACTGGCGTTGGTCTGGGAGCATTTGTTGCCGGCCTTTGAATCCGCGCCGCTACCGGAAAACGAGGCCGCCCGGGAAGCATTGCGGCAATCGGCCGGAAAACTGACCGCGTCACGTTGA